A genomic stretch from uncultured Cohaesibacter sp. includes:
- a CDS encoding microcin C ABC transporter permease YejB yields the protein MGAYILRRLLLIIPTLVGIMAINFAVIQFAPGGPVERVIAQITGTDVSATARISGSGSDFAGTGAGGGGGEDITSKYRGAQGLDPDFIKDLEKQFGFDKPPLERFLDMIGSYATFDFGTSYFRDISVLQLVKEKMPVSISLGLWMTLISYMISIPLGIRKAVTDGSKFDVWTSAVVIVGYAIPGFLFAVLLIVLFAGGSFFDLFPLRGLVSDNFADLSWWQKILDYFWHLALPLTAMALSAFATTTLLTKNSFLDEIRKQYVVTARAKGLTERQVLYGHVFRNAMLIIIAGFPGAFIGSFFGGSLLIETIFSLDGLGLLSFESVINRDYAVVFATLYIFSLMGLLISLVSDITYMLIDPRIDFESREV from the coding sequence ATTCTGCGACGTCTCCTCTTGATCATTCCGACATTGGTCGGGATCATGGCAATCAATTTCGCGGTTATCCAGTTTGCCCCCGGCGGGCCGGTTGAACGCGTTATTGCTCAGATCACCGGCACCGACGTGTCCGCGACAGCCCGCATTTCGGGCAGCGGCAGCGATTTTGCCGGAACAGGAGCTGGTGGTGGCGGCGGTGAGGATATTACCTCCAAATATCGCGGCGCACAGGGGCTGGACCCGGACTTCATCAAGGATCTTGAAAAGCAATTCGGCTTTGACAAGCCCCCTCTGGAACGTTTCCTCGACATGATAGGCAGCTACGCTACCTTCGATTTCGGCACCAGCTATTTCCGCGACATCAGCGTATTGCAGCTGGTCAAGGAAAAGATGCCGGTTTCCATTTCGCTCGGCCTCTGGATGACGCTGATCTCCTACATGATCTCCATTCCGCTGGGTATTCGCAAGGCGGTTACCGATGGCTCCAAGTTCGATGTATGGACCAGCGCGGTCGTCATCGTGGGCTATGCCATTCCGGGCTTCCTGTTTGCCGTTCTGCTGATCGTGCTGTTTGCTGGCGGCTCTTTCTTCGACCTGTTCCCCCTGCGCGGACTGGTCTCCGACAATTTCGCAGATCTGAGCTGGTGGCAAAAGATCCTCGACTATTTCTGGCATCTGGCCTTGCCGCTTACGGCCATGGCCCTTTCCGCCTTTGCCACCACAACGCTTCTAACCAAGAACTCTTTTCTTGATGAAATCCGCAAGCAATATGTCGTCACCGCGCGGGCCAAGGGGCTCACCGAGCGTCAGGTGCTGTATGGCCATGTGTTCCGCAATGCCATGCTCATCATCATTGCCGGTTTCCCCGGCGCCTTCATTGGCTCCTTCTTTGGCGGCTCGTTGCTGATCGAGACGATCTTTTCTCTTGATGGACTGGGGCTTTTATCCTTTGAGAGCGTGATCAACCGCGATTATGCCGTTGTCTTTGCCACGCTTTATATTTTCTCTCTGATGGGCCTGCTCATCAGTCTTGTGTCCGATATCACCTATATGCTCATCGATCCACGGATCGATTTCGAGAGTCGGGAGGTATAG
- a CDS encoding ABC transporter permease, protein MSNKDMTKPSKPSFHERLSPINKRRLKNFKANRRGYISLWLFLILFFLTLFAELIANDKPLLVSYKGEILSPLMTDYPETKFGGFLPVTDYRDPFIQDEIDANGWILWAPIRYSYKTVNMDLPVPAPAPPSWMLDKEVRCAPFDKGVNDRNCTIGNWNWIGTDDQGRDVLARLIYGFRISVLFGLTLTFFSSIIGVTAGAVQGYFGGLTDLIFQRFIEIWTSVPQLYLLLIIAAIITPSFWILLSILLLFSWVALVGVVRAEFLRARNFEYVSAARALGVSNRTIMLRHLLPNAMVATLTFMPFILNGSITTLTSLDFLGFGLPPGSPSLGELLAQGKKNIEAPWLGITGFLSISIMLSLLIFIGEAVRDAFDPRKTFH, encoded by the coding sequence ATGAGCAACAAAGACATGACAAAACCATCCAAGCCCAGTTTCCATGAGCGCCTTTCGCCAATCAACAAGAGGCGCCTCAAGAATTTCAAGGCCAACAGACGTGGCTATATTTCGCTATGGCTGTTTCTCATCCTGTTTTTTCTCACGCTGTTTGCCGAATTGATTGCCAACGACAAGCCGCTGCTCGTCTCCTACAAGGGCGAAATCCTCTCGCCTCTGATGACGGATTATCCGGAAACCAAATTTGGCGGTTTCTTGCCGGTAACCGACTATCGTGATCCGTTCATTCAAGACGAGATTGACGCAAACGGCTGGATATTGTGGGCTCCAATCCGCTACAGCTACAAGACCGTCAATATGGATCTGCCCGTGCCAGCCCCTGCCCCGCCAAGCTGGATGCTTGATAAAGAGGTGCGCTGCGCCCCCTTTGACAAGGGCGTCAATGATCGCAACTGCACCATTGGCAACTGGAACTGGATCGGCACCGACGATCAGGGACGTGACGTGTTGGCGCGCCTCATCTATGGCTTCCGCATATCGGTGCTGTTCGGGCTGACGCTGACTTTCTTCTCCTCGATCATCGGGGTGACGGCGGGCGCTGTGCAGGGCTATTTTGGCGGCCTCACGGACCTCATCTTCCAACGCTTCATCGAAATCTGGACCTCGGTGCCACAGCTCTATCTGCTGCTCATTATCGCGGCCATCATCACGCCAAGCTTCTGGATCCTGCTCTCCATCCTGTTGCTCTTCAGTTGGGTTGCGCTTGTCGGCGTGGTGCGGGCCGAATTCCTGCGTGCGCGCAATTTCGAATATGTTTCAGCGGCGCGGGCGTTGGGCGTGTCCAACCGAACGATCATGCTCAGGCATCTGTTGCCCAACGCCATGGTGGCGACGCTGACCTTCATGCCCTTTATTCTCAATGGGTCCATCACGACGCTGACATCGCTGGATTTCCTTGGCTTCGGCCTGCCGCCCGGCTCTCCCTCCCTTGGTGAATTGCTGGCGCAGGGCAAAAAGAATATCGAAGCCCCGTGGCTCGGGATCACCGGCTTCCTATCCATTTCCATTATGCTGAGTCTGTTGATTTTCATCGGCGAAGCGGTGCGCGATGCCTTCGATCCGCGCAAGACATTTCATTAA
- a CDS encoding ABC transporter ATP-binding protein, whose translation MTKPHSSSPLLSVKDLSVAFMQDGEEQLAVDRISFDLEKGETMALVGESGSGKSVSALSILKLLPYPSASHPSGEVLFDGKDLLHAPDKTLRSVRGNRISMIFQEPMSSLNPLHTVEKQIGEVLSIHHGMGEKQAHARVLELLNDVGIREPEKRLKSYPHQLSGGQRQRVMIAMALANEPELLIADEPTTALDVTVQAQILELLRTLQKTHGMALLFITHDLGIVEKLADKVCVMTKGRIVEHGPTEQIFANPSHAYTKHLLNSEPSGRALPVADDAPIVLQTDDLKVWFPIKRGFLRKTDGYIKAVDGISLAIRSGETLGIVGESGSGKTTLGLALLRMISSEGPIVFQGNSLDGLNSKAMRDKRGDLQIVFQDPFGSLSPRMSIAQIVDEGLAIHAPQLNEKERDAKVVAVLKEVGIDPETRHRYPHEFSGGQRQRISIARAMVLEPKFVMLDEPTSALDMSVQAQVVDLLRDLQAKHNLTYLFISHDLKVVRALSNRVIVMRNGKVVEEGTVERIFDAPETDYTKALMAAALRMETAPEGVVAD comes from the coding sequence ATGACCAAGCCCCATTCTTCTTCACCGCTTCTTTCCGTCAAGGATCTGTCTGTCGCCTTCATGCAGGATGGCGAAGAACAGTTGGCCGTGGACCGCATTTCCTTTGATCTGGAGAAAGGTGAGACCATGGCGCTGGTGGGCGAGTCCGGTTCGGGCAAGTCTGTTTCAGCGCTGTCGATCCTCAAGCTGTTGCCATACCCGTCAGCCTCTCACCCCTCTGGTGAGGTTTTGTTCGATGGCAAAGACCTGCTCCATGCGCCAGACAAGACCCTGCGCTCGGTGCGGGGCAACCGCATCTCAATGATTTTTCAGGAGCCCATGAGCTCGCTGAATCCGCTCCACACGGTAGAAAAGCAGATCGGCGAAGTGCTCTCTATCCATCATGGCATGGGCGAGAAACAGGCGCATGCGCGTGTGCTGGAACTGCTCAATGATGTGGGCATTCGCGAGCCGGAAAAGCGACTCAAGAGCTACCCCCATCAGCTTTCAGGTGGCCAGCGCCAGCGCGTGATGATCGCCATGGCGCTCGCCAATGAGCCCGAATTGCTCATCGCAGATGAGCCCACCACGGCGCTCGACGTCACGGTGCAAGCCCAGATCCTCGAGCTTTTGCGCACGCTACAGAAGACCCATGGCATGGCGCTGCTCTTCATCACCCATGATCTGGGCATCGTTGAAAAGCTGGCAGACAAGGTCTGCGTCATGACCAAGGGACGGATTGTCGAGCACGGCCCGACCGAACAGATCTTCGCCAACCCATCTCATGCCTATACCAAGCATCTGCTCAATTCCGAGCCAAGTGGTCGGGCGCTCCCGGTGGCCGATGATGCCCCTATCGTACTACAAACCGATGATCTCAAGGTATGGTTCCCGATCAAGCGTGGCTTCCTGCGCAAGACCGATGGCTATATCAAGGCGGTGGATGGCATCTCCCTTGCCATTCGATCCGGCGAGACTTTGGGCATTGTGGGCGAATCCGGCTCGGGCAAGACCACGCTGGGGCTCGCCCTGTTGCGCATGATTTCATCGGAAGGCCCGATCGTGTTCCAGGGCAACTCTCTTGATGGTCTCAACAGCAAGGCCATGCGGGACAAACGTGGCGACTTGCAAATCGTCTTTCAGGATCCGTTCGGCTCTCTTTCGCCGCGCATGTCCATCGCCCAGATTGTTGACGAGGGGCTTGCGATCCATGCGCCGCAACTCAACGAGAAAGAGCGCGACGCCAAGGTTGTCGCCGTTCTGAAGGAAGTGGGCATCGATCCGGAAACACGTCATCGCTATCCGCACGAATTTTCCGGCGGACAACGCCAGCGTATTTCCATCGCGCGCGCCATGGTGCTGGAGCCAAAATTCGTCATGCTGGACGAGCCGACCAGCGCTCTGGATATGAGCGTCCAGGCTCAGGTGGTCGATCTGTTGCGCGATCTACAGGCCAAGCATAACCTCACCTATCTGTTCATCAGCCATGACCTGAAGGTTGTGAGG